The Portunus trituberculatus isolate SZX2019 chromosome 19, ASM1759143v1, whole genome shotgun sequence genome contains a region encoding:
- the LOC123506178 gene encoding retinol dehydrogenase 11-like, whose product MWKMITVVLTYLASALRIVADAAILLLKRRLKLYRPVQCCCQNRVRGKVVIVTGASSGIGFAIAHDLASKGAHVYLAGRNIKTGQDAVLKLHKKTGNPAIHFLYLDLQDFCSIHAFVKSFLKCENQLNALVNNAAVFHHPSGLTTDQIEITYQTNYLGVFLLTNLLQSVLKQSSNPRIVFVTSEAHKLVSVQDLVAFKPRQLSSLTTFSDYVKIYGLSKLALHLYSQHLVESLPGVYVGLADPGNVWTPIYRRSWRSWSLKHMLVRLQCYIFMRDAQEGAQSTIHFLNTPNPRSGQYINSFMVGEEKQPYDSSLVKRLVADSVFLTGLPRSSLPQAAVVTGVDGS is encoded by the exons ATGTGGAAGATGATTACGGTTGTTTTGACTTACCTTGCATCTGCATTGCGCATTGTAGCAGATGCTGCCATTCTACTTCTCAAGCGAAGGCTGAA ATTGTATCGGCCAGTGCAGTGCTGCTGCCAGAATCGTGTCCGGGGCAAGGTGGTGATTGTCACAGGTGCCAGCAGTGGCATTGGCTTCGCCATAGCCCATGACTTGGCGAGTAAAG GGGCTCATGTGTATTTGGCGGGCCGCAACATAAAGACAGGACAGGACGCTGTTCTTAAACTGCACAAGAAGACTGGCAACCCAGCCATCCACTTCCTATATCTAGATCTCCAGGATTTCTGTTCAATTCATGCTTTTGTCAAGTCTTTTCTGAAGT gtGAAAATCAACTTAATGCTCTAGTAAACAATGCAGCTGTCTTCCACCACCCCTCTGGTCTGACCACAGACCAAATTGAAATCACCTATCAGACCAACTATCTTG GTGTGTTCCTTCTCACCAATCTCCTCCAAAGTGTCCTAAAACAGTCTTCAAACCCTCGCATTGTATTCGTGACATCAGAAGCACACAAGCTGGTTAGCGTACAAGATTTGGTTGCCTTCAAGCCAAGGCAATTAAGCTCTCTAACAACTTTCTCAGATTATGTGAAGATTTATGGCTTGTCAAAACTTGCTTTGCATCTTTATTCTCAACATCTTGTTGAGTCACTTCCAG GTGTGTATGTTGGACTGGCTGATCCTGGCAATGTGTGGACGCCCATCTATCGCCGTTCTTGGCGGTCTTGGAGTTTGAAGCATATGCTGGTAAGACTGCAGTGCTACATCTTCATGAGGGATGCGCAGGAAGGAGCCCAATCCACCATACACTTCCTCAACACCCCAAATCCACGCAGTGGACAGTATATTAA TAGTTTCATGGTTGGTGAAGAAAAGCAACCATATGATTCATCACTGGTGAAGAGGCTGGTAGCTGACTCAGTCTTCCTCACAGGCTTGCCTCGGAGCAGCCTGCCACAAGCTGCTGTAGTGACAGGTGTTGATGGAAGTTAA
- the LOC123506179 gene encoding peptidyl-prolyl cis-trans isomerase FKBP62-like — MRTFNVTGFREVEVVGQHSHTGQPCPREQARVGISLQEVCCSCEIQLLDSKYLSSKAFQSHVLGDAMSALDHALETAFFLMTNDEIARVVVCLSGKLVNVSQDVSVTCIAHLRIEENSRPVYELTPADKLGIAMKYKNMGVSLYKEGLLHKQTLAFFVFSDAVKWLCMIPPDEDKDFLQEVMTVKMQCYNNIALFHLQHHNYNLCVVATTVVLNVDERNVKALYRRAVASTEMQNYEPAVEDLKAALLLDPNSKLLKRQQEVIKRKQKDLTDKYAVAMKKMFS, encoded by the coding sequence ATGAGAACATTTAATGTTACTGgctttagggaggtggaggttgttGGGCAGCATTCCCACACTGGCCAGCCATGCCCTCGTGAACAGGCGAGGGTAGGCATCAGCCTGCAGGAagtttgttgttcttgtgaAATACAGCTGCTGGATTCCAAGTACCTGAGCAGCAAGGCCTTTCAGTCCCATGTGCTGGGTGATGCCATGAGTGCCCTGGACCATGCTTTGGAGACTGCCTTCTTCTTGATGACAAATGATGAAATTGCAAGAGtagttgtgtgtctgtctggcaaGCTGGTGAATGTGTCGCAGGATGTCAGTGTTACGTGCATTGCCCACCTCAGAATTGAGGAGAATAGCAGGCCTGTTTATGAACTTACTCCAGCTGACAAGTTAGGTATagcaatgaaatataaaaacatggGTGTTTCCCTCTATAAGGAAGGGTTGTTGCACAAGCAGACTTtagctttttttgtgtttagtgATGCTGTGAAGTGGCTGTGCATGATACCACCTGATGAGGACAAGGACTTTCTCCAAGAAGTGATGACAGTAAAGATGCAGTGTTATAACAATATTGCGCTGTTTCACTTGCAGCACCATAATTACAACCTTTGTGTTGTGGCAACCACAGTTGTGCTGAATGTTGATGAAAGGAACGTGAAAGCTTTGTATCGCAGAGCTGTGGCCAGCACTGAGATGCAAAATTATGAACCGGCAGTGGAGGATCTGAAGGCTGCTCTGCTTTTGGATCCCAACAGCAAGCTTCTGAAGAGACAACAGGAAGTGATCAAAAGGAAGCAGAAAGACCTTACAGATAAATATGCTGTGGCAATGAAAAAGATGTTTTCCTGA